A region of the Streptomyces sp. NBC_00442 genome:
GCCTGAGCGCGATCGACTCGCCGGTCGCCCAGCTGGCCTTCACCACCTCGACCAAGCCTGCGCTGCTCAGCGGCAAGCCCGCGCAGGACGCCGAGGCGGACGACGCGTACAAGTACCTGATCATGCCGGTGCGCCTGTCCGGCTGAGCGGCTTGAGGACGTACGCCCCGGGCACCCGGGGCGTACGTCTGAGCGGCTGACCCCGCAGGTGTGTACAGGGGCTCCGGCGTAGGCTCGGACGCGGGTACGAACGCCTCAACGTCAAAGGATTCTGTGATGGAGCTCGGTCTCGTCGGCCTCGGCAAAATGGGCGGCAACATGCGCGAGCGCATCCGCCGCGCAGGCCACACAGTCATCGGTTACGACCGCAACGCGGACGTCGCCGATGTCCACAGCCTCAAGGAGCTTGTGGACAGTCTCAAGGGCCCGCGCGTCGTGTGGGTGATGGTCCCCGCGGGCGCGGCGACGCAGTCCACCATCGACGAGCTCGCCGAGCTCCTGTCGCCCGGTGACATCGTCGTGGACGGCGGAAACTCGCGCTGGACGGACGACGAGAAGCACGCCGTCGAGCTGGGCCTCAAGGACATCGGCTTCGTCGACTGCGGCGTCTCCGGCGGCGTCTGGGGCCTGGAGAACGGCTACGCGCTGATGTACGGCGGCACCGCCGAGAACGTCGCGAAGGTCCAGCCGATCTTCGACGCGCTCAAGCCCGAGGGCGACTTCGGCGCGGTCCACGCCGGCAAGGTGGGCTCCGGCCACTTCTCCAAGATGGTTCACAACGGCATCGAGTACGCCATGATGCAGGCCTACGCCGAGGGCTGGGAACTCCTGGAGAAGGTCGACTCCGTCACCGACGTCCGCGAGGTGTTCCGCAGCTGGCAGGAGGGCACGGTCATCCGTTCCTGGCTGCTGGACCTCGCGGTCAACGCCCTGGACGACGACGAGCACCTCGACAAGCTGAAGGGCTTCGCGCAGGACTCCGGCGAGGGCCGGTGGACGGTCGAGGCCGCCATCGACAACGCCGTGCCGCTCCCCGCGATCACCGCGTCGCTGTTCGCCCGCTTCGCGTCCCGTCAGGACGACTCCCCGCAGATGAAGATGATCGCCGCCCTGCGCAACCAGTTCGGCGGCCACGCGGTCGAGTCCAAGTAGCTGTCAAGAGCAGTAGGTAAGCCGGGGGAGGTCGGCGACACCATGCACGTCACCCATCTCTCGCTGGCCGACTTCCGCTCGTACGCCCGGGTCGAGGTTCCGCTCGACCCGGGCGTCACCGCTTTCGTGGGCGCCAACGGCCAGGGCAAGACCAACCTGGTCGAAGCCGTCGGCTACCTCGCCTCGCTCGGCAGCCACCGGGTCTCGTCGGACGCGCCGCTGGTCCGCATGGGCGCCGAGCGCGCCGTGATCCGGGCCGCCGTCACCCAGGGCGAGCGCTCCCAGCTGATCGAGCTCGAACTGAACCCCGGCCGCGCCAACCGTGCCCGCATCAACAGGTCCTCGCAGGTCAGACCCCGCGACGTGCTGGGGATCGTACGGACGGTGCTGTTCGCGCCGGAGGACCTCGCCCTGGTCAAGGGCGACCCTGGTGAGCGGCGCCGCTTCCTCGACGAGCTGATCACCGCGCGCTCCCCCCGGATGGCGGCCGTGCGGTCCGACTACGACCGGGTGCTCAAGCAGCGCAACACCCTCCTGAAGTCCGCCGCGATGGCCCGCCGGCACGGCGGCCGCGGCATGGACCTGTCGACGCTCGACGTGTGGGACCAGCACCTTGCCCAGGCCGGCGCCGAACTGCTCGCCCAGCGCCTCGACCTGATCGCCGCCCTGCAGCCGCTCGCCGACAAGGCGTACGACCAACTGGCGCCGGGCGGCGGCCCGTTGACCCTGGAGTACAAGCCGTCCGCGCCCGGCACCGGGCACACCCGCGAGGAGCTGTACGGGCAGCTCATCGCGGCTTTCGCGGACGTCCGCAAGCAGGAGATCGAGCGCGGGGTGACGCTGGCGGGCCCGCACCGCGACGACCTGTCGCTGCGCCTGGGCGAGCTGCCGGCGAAGGGGTACGCGAGCCACGGCGAGTCGTGGTCGTACGCGCTGGCGCTGCGCCTCGCCTCGTACGACCTGCTGCGGGCCGAGGGAAACGAGCCGGTCCTCGTGCTCGACGACGTGTTCGCCGAGCTGGACGCCACGCGCCGTGAGCGGCTCGCCGAACTGGTGGCGCCGGGCGAGCAGGTCCTGGTGACGGCCGCGGTGGACGACGACGTTCCGGGCATCCTGGCGGGTGTGCGGTACGAGGTCGCGGCGGGCGAGGTGATCCGGGCATGAGCGAGACGTCCGGCGAGGGCGAGCAGCCCAAGGTGCCCGAATCCTCCGGCGTCGATCTGGCGCGTGTCGCGCTGCGCGCCGCCAAGGAGCAGGCCAGGGCGCGGGGCGACGCCGCGCAGCAGAAGAAGCAGGCCCGCAGGGGCGGCGGGCTCCGTTCCGGTGCCCGTGCGGACGGGCGCGATCCGCTGCCGCTGGGCGCCGCGATCAACCGGCTGATCAATGAGCGGGGCTGGGAGGCGCCCGCCGCGGTGGGCGGCGTGATGGGCCGCTGGCCGCAGATCGTCGGCGACGACCTGGCCAACCACTGCGTGCCGAAGTCCTACGACCAGGCCGAGGCGGTCCTCACCGTGCAGTGCGACTCGACGGCCTGGGCCACCGAGCTGCGCCTGTTCGCGCCCCAGCTGGTGGCGCGCATCAACGCCGACCTCGGCCACGGCACGGTCCGGCTGATCAAGGTGCTGGGACCGGGCGGGCCGCCGCAGCGGTACGGCCGGCTGCGGGCGCCGGGCAGCACGGGGCCGGGCGACACCTACGGGTGAGGGTGCACCGCGCGCTCGTGTGCCTCAGGCGCACCCCCTGTGACGTGGGAAAACGTGACTTCTGTGCGCCCTGGTACCGCGTGATGGCCCTGAGGCGTCCCTCACGGTAGTCGGAGGTTGACAGGCCGAAGCGCTGAAAGCCCGTGTGAGGCTCTTGGGGCCCCTCCCCGGATATGGGGAGTCGGAAGGCGCCCGCCCAGGGCGGCACATGCGGACTCAGGTACCGGCAAACCCCCATTCATGTCGGCGCTACCGGTAGACTGGTCAATAATCCCGCCGTCCTCGCGGGACCCACCGAAAGACGCGATCGGACGCTTGCCGCCACGGCGACGCCCGACGCCGACCATCGCTGAACGACGCAGCCGCTCCTGCCTGTACAGGGGAGGCTTGTGCTGTGCCAGAAAGGGCGCTTCGTGGCCGATTCCGGCAACCCCAACGAGAAGACCCCGTCCACTGCCGTCGGTGAGAACGGCGAGGTAACCACCTCGTACGACGCCAGCGCGATTACCGTCCTCGAAGGTCTGGACGCGGTCCGCAAGCGACCCGGCATGTACATCGGCTCGACCGGTGAGCGTGGTCTGCATCACCTTGTGTACGAGGTCGTCGACAACTCGGTCGACGAGGCCCTGGCCGGGCACGCGGACACGATCGACGTCACGATCCTGCCCGACGGCGGTGTCCGCGTGGTCGACAACGGCCGCGGCATCCCCGTGGGCATCGTTCCCTCCGAAGGGAAGCCGGCCGTCGAGGTCGTGCTCACCGTGCTGCACGCGGGCGGCAAGTTCGGCGGCGGCGGTTACGCGGTCTCCGGCGGTCTGCACGGCGTGGGCGTGTCCGTGGTGAACGCGCTGTCCACGAAGGTGGCCGTCGAGGTCAAGACCGACGGCTACCGCTGGACGCAGGACTACAAGCTGGGTGTCCCGACGGCGCCCCTCGCCCAGCACGAGGCCATCGAGAAGTCCGGCACGTCGGTCACCTTCTGGGCCGACGGCGACATCTTCGAGACCACCGAGTACTCCTTCGAGACGCTGTCGCGGCGCTTCCAGGAGATGGCCTTCCTCAACAAGGGCCTGACGATCAGACTCACCGACGAGCGCGAGTCGGCGCGGGCGGTCTCGGGAGCGGACTCCGCCGAGGAGGGCGAGGAGCCGCAGCCCCTCACGGTGACGTACTTCTACGAGGGCGGCATCGTCGACTTCGTGAAGTACCTCAACTCGCGCAAGGGCGAGCTGATCCACCCGACCGTGATCGACATCGAGGCCGAGGACAAGGAGCGACTCCTCTCGGCCGAGATCGCGATGCAGTGGAACTCTCAGTACTCCGAGGGCGTTTACTCCTTTGCGAACACCATCCACACGCATGAGGGGGGTACGCATGAGGAGGGATTCCGCGCCGCGCTCACGGGCCTGGTCAACCGGTACGCGCGCGACAAGAAGCTGCTGCGCGAGAAGGACGACAACCTCTCGGGCGAGGATATCCGCGAGGGTCTGACGGCGATCATCTCCGTCAAGCTGGGCGAGCCGCAGTTCGAGGGTCAGACCAAGACCAAGCTGGGCAACACCGAGGCGAAGACGTTCGTCCAGAAGGTCGTGCACGAGCACCTCACCGACTGGTTCGACCGCAACCCCGTCGAGGCCGCGGACATCATCCGCAAGTCCATCCAGGCGCAGACGGCGCGCGTCGCCGCCCGCAAGGCGCGCGACCTGACGCGTCGCAAGGGGCTCCTCGAATCGGCGTCGCTGCCCGGCAAGCTGTCGGACTGCCAGTCCAACGACCCCACCAAGTGCGAGATCTTCATCGTCGAGGGTGACTCCGCCGGTGGCTCGGCGAAGTCCGGCCGCAACCCGATGTACCAGGCGATCCTGCCCATCCGAGGCAAGATCCTGAACGTCGAGAAGGCGCGGATCGACAAGATCCTGCAGAACACCGAGGTCCAGGCGCTGATCTCGGCGTTCGGTACCGGGGTCCACGAGGACTTCGACATCGACAAGCTCCGCTATCACAAGATCATCCTGATGGCGGACGCCGACGTCGACGGCCAGCACATCAACACCCTGCTGCTGACCTTCCTGTTCCGCTTCATGCGGCCGCTGGTCGAGGCCGGACATGTGTACCTGTCACGCCCGCCGCTCTACAAGATCAAGTGGGGCCGGGACGACTTCGAGTACGCGTACTCCGACCGCGAGCGCGACGCGCTGGTGCAGCTCGGCAAGCAGAACGGCAAGCGCATCCGCGAGGACTCGATCCAGCGCTTCAAGGGTCTCGGAGAGATGAACGCCGAGGAGCTGCGCATCACCACGATGGACGTCGAGCACCGCGTGCTCGGCCAGGTCACCCTGGACGACGCGGCCCAGGCCGACGACCTGTTCTCGGTGCTGATGGGTGAGGACGTCGAGGCACGCCGCTCGTTCATCCAGCGCAACGCGCGGGACGTCCGCTTCCTCGACATCTGACTCGGTCTGTCGCTGACCGCTTCGAAAGGACTTGAGAACCAGCAATGGCCGACGAGAACACTCCTACGCCCACTGAAGCCGCTGCCGCCGCGGCCGCAGCCGAGGAAGCCCTCGCCCTGCGCATCGAGCCCGTCGGGCTCGAAACGGAGATGCAGCGCTCCTACCTCGACTACGCGATGTCCGTCATCGTCTCGCGTGCGCTGCCCGACGTGCGGGACGGCCTGAAGCCCGTCCACCGCCGCGTCCTGTACGCGATGTACGACGGTGGGTACCGGCCCGAGAAGGGCTTCTACAAGTGCGCCCGCGTCGTCGGTGACGTCATGGGTACCTACCACCCGCACGGCGACTCCTCGATCTACGACGCCTTGGTGCGCCTCGCCCAGCACTGGTCGATGCGCATGCCGCTGGTGGACTCCAACGGCAACTTCGGCTCCCCGGGCAACGACCCGGCCGCCGCCATGCGGTACACCGAGTGCAAGCTCATGCCGCTGGCCATGGAGATGGTCCGTGACATCGACGAGGAGACCGTCGACTTCACGGACAACTACGACGGCCGCAACCAGGAGCCGACGGTCCTGCCGGCGCGCTTCCCGAACCTTCTGGTCAACGGCTCGGCCGGCATCGCGGTCGGCATGGCGACCAACATCCCGCCGCACAACCTGCGCGAGGTCGCCGAGGGCGCCCAGTGGTACCTGGCGAACCCGGAGGCCTCGCACGAGGAGCTCCTGGACGCGCTGATGGAGCGCATCAAGGGCCCCGACTTCCCGACCGGCGCGCTCGTCGTGGGCCGCAAGGGCATCGAGGAGGCGTACCGCACCGGCCGCGGCTCCATCACCATGCGCGCGGTCGTCGCGGTCGAGGAGATCCAGAACCGCCAGTGCCTGGTGGTCACGGAGCTGCCGTACCAGACCAACCCCGACAACCTCGCGCAGAAGATCGCCGACCTGGTCAAGGACGGCAAGGTCGGCGGCATCGCCGACGTCCGGGACGAGACCAGCTCCCGTACCGGCCAGCGTCTGGTGATCGTCCTGAAGCGGGACGCGGTCGCCAAGGTCGTCCTGAACAACCTGTACAAGCACACCGATCTGCAGTCGAACTTCGGCGCCAACATGCTGGCCCTGGTCGACGGCGTGCCGCGCACCCTCTCGATCGACGCGTTCATCCGCCACTGGGTGACGCACCAGATCGAGGTCATCGTCCGGCGCACGAAGTTCCGCCTGCGCAAGGCCGAGGAGCGCGCCCACATCCTGCGCGGCCTGCTCAAGGCGCTCGACGCGATCGACGAGGTCATCGCGCTGATCCGGCGCAGCGACACGGTCGACGTGGCGCGCGTGGGCCTGATGGAGCTGCTGTCCATCGACGAGATCCAGGCCAACGCGATCCTGGAGATGCAGCTCCGCCGGCTCGCGGCGCTGGAGCGCCAGAAGATCGTCGCAGAGCACGACGAGCTCCAGGCGAAGATCAACGAGTACAACGCGATCCTCGCCTCGCCCGAGAAGCAGCGCGGGATCGTCAGCGAGGAACTGGCCGCGATCGTCGACAAGTTCGGCGACGACCGGCGCTCGGCCCTGGTGCCGTTCGACGGCGACATGTCCATCGAGGACCTGATCGCCGAAGAGGACATCGTCGTCACCATCACCAACGGCGGCTACGTCAAGCGCACCAAGACCGAGGACTACCGCTCGCAGAAGCGCGGCGGCAAGGGCGTGCGGGGCACCAAGCTGAAGCAGGACGACATCGTCGACCACTTCTTCGTCTCCACCACCCACCACTGGCTGCTGTTCTTCACGAACAAGGGCCGCGTCTACCGGGCGAAGGCGTACGAACTCCCCGACGCCGGGCGCGACGCGCGCGGCCAGCACGTCGCCAACCTCCTGGCCTTCCAGCCGGACGAGAAGATCGCCCAGATCCTCGCGATCCGCGACTACGACGCGGCGCCCTATCTGATCCTGGCCACCAAGGCCGGCCTGGTGAAGAAGACGTCGCTCAAGGACT
Encoded here:
- the gnd gene encoding phosphogluconate dehydrogenase (NAD(+)-dependent, decarboxylating); this translates as MELGLVGLGKMGGNMRERIRRAGHTVIGYDRNADVADVHSLKELVDSLKGPRVVWVMVPAGAATQSTIDELAELLSPGDIVVDGGNSRWTDDEKHAVELGLKDIGFVDCGVSGGVWGLENGYALMYGGTAENVAKVQPIFDALKPEGDFGAVHAGKVGSGHFSKMVHNGIEYAMMQAYAEGWELLEKVDSVTDVREVFRSWQEGTVIRSWLLDLAVNALDDDEHLDKLKGFAQDSGEGRWTVEAAIDNAVPLPAITASLFARFASRQDDSPQMKMIAALRNQFGGHAVESK
- the recF gene encoding DNA replication/repair protein RecF (All proteins in this family for which functions are known are DNA-binding proteins that assist the filamentation of RecA onto DNA for the initiation of recombination or recombinational repair.), which produces MHVTHLSLADFRSYARVEVPLDPGVTAFVGANGQGKTNLVEAVGYLASLGSHRVSSDAPLVRMGAERAVIRAAVTQGERSQLIELELNPGRANRARINRSSQVRPRDVLGIVRTVLFAPEDLALVKGDPGERRRFLDELITARSPRMAAVRSDYDRVLKQRNTLLKSAAMARRHGGRGMDLSTLDVWDQHLAQAGAELLAQRLDLIAALQPLADKAYDQLAPGGGPLTLEYKPSAPGTGHTREELYGQLIAAFADVRKQEIERGVTLAGPHRDDLSLRLGELPAKGYASHGESWSYALALRLASYDLLRAEGNEPVLVLDDVFAELDATRRERLAELVAPGEQVLVTAAVDDDVPGILAGVRYEVAAGEVIRA
- a CDS encoding DUF721 domain-containing protein, producing MSETSGEGEQPKVPESSGVDLARVALRAAKEQARARGDAAQQKKQARRGGGLRSGARADGRDPLPLGAAINRLINERGWEAPAAVGGVMGRWPQIVGDDLANHCVPKSYDQAEAVLTVQCDSTAWATELRLFAPQLVARINADLGHGTVRLIKVLGPGGPPQRYGRLRAPGSTGPGDTYG
- the gyrB gene encoding DNA topoisomerase (ATP-hydrolyzing) subunit B; translated protein: MLCQKGRFVADSGNPNEKTPSTAVGENGEVTTSYDASAITVLEGLDAVRKRPGMYIGSTGERGLHHLVYEVVDNSVDEALAGHADTIDVTILPDGGVRVVDNGRGIPVGIVPSEGKPAVEVVLTVLHAGGKFGGGGYAVSGGLHGVGVSVVNALSTKVAVEVKTDGYRWTQDYKLGVPTAPLAQHEAIEKSGTSVTFWADGDIFETTEYSFETLSRRFQEMAFLNKGLTIRLTDERESARAVSGADSAEEGEEPQPLTVTYFYEGGIVDFVKYLNSRKGELIHPTVIDIEAEDKERLLSAEIAMQWNSQYSEGVYSFANTIHTHEGGTHEEGFRAALTGLVNRYARDKKLLREKDDNLSGEDIREGLTAIISVKLGEPQFEGQTKTKLGNTEAKTFVQKVVHEHLTDWFDRNPVEAADIIRKSIQAQTARVAARKARDLTRRKGLLESASLPGKLSDCQSNDPTKCEIFIVEGDSAGGSAKSGRNPMYQAILPIRGKILNVEKARIDKILQNTEVQALISAFGTGVHEDFDIDKLRYHKIILMADADVDGQHINTLLLTFLFRFMRPLVEAGHVYLSRPPLYKIKWGRDDFEYAYSDRERDALVQLGKQNGKRIREDSIQRFKGLGEMNAEELRITTMDVEHRVLGQVTLDDAAQADDLFSVLMGEDVEARRSFIQRNARDVRFLDI
- the gyrA gene encoding DNA gyrase subunit A, which translates into the protein MADENTPTPTEAAAAAAAAEEALALRIEPVGLETEMQRSYLDYAMSVIVSRALPDVRDGLKPVHRRVLYAMYDGGYRPEKGFYKCARVVGDVMGTYHPHGDSSIYDALVRLAQHWSMRMPLVDSNGNFGSPGNDPAAAMRYTECKLMPLAMEMVRDIDEETVDFTDNYDGRNQEPTVLPARFPNLLVNGSAGIAVGMATNIPPHNLREVAEGAQWYLANPEASHEELLDALMERIKGPDFPTGALVVGRKGIEEAYRTGRGSITMRAVVAVEEIQNRQCLVVTELPYQTNPDNLAQKIADLVKDGKVGGIADVRDETSSRTGQRLVIVLKRDAVAKVVLNNLYKHTDLQSNFGANMLALVDGVPRTLSIDAFIRHWVTHQIEVIVRRTKFRLRKAEERAHILRGLLKALDAIDEVIALIRRSDTVDVARVGLMELLSIDEIQANAILEMQLRRLAALERQKIVAEHDELQAKINEYNAILASPEKQRGIVSEELAAIVDKFGDDRRSALVPFDGDMSIEDLIAEEDIVVTITNGGYVKRTKTEDYRSQKRGGKGVRGTKLKQDDIVDHFFVSTTHHWLLFFTNKGRVYRAKAYELPDAGRDARGQHVANLLAFQPDEKIAQILAIRDYDAAPYLILATKAGLVKKTSLKDYDSPRSGGVIAINLRETADGGDDELIGAELVSAEDDLLLVSKKAQSIRFTATDDALRPMGRATSGVKGMSFREGDELLSMNVVRTGTFVFTATDGGYAKRTPVDEYRVQGRGGLGIKAAKIVEDRGSLVGALVVEETDEILAITLGGGVIRTRVNEVRETGRDTMGVQLINLGKRDAVVGIARNAEAGSEAEEVDGADDAEGAIAEAAAEGVQPSAGEHEE